From a region of the Rhinolophus sinicus isolate RSC01 linkage group LG04, ASM3656204v1, whole genome shotgun sequence genome:
- the LG04H9orf50 gene encoding LOW QUALITY PROTEIN: uncharacterized protein C9orf50 homolog (The sequence of the model RefSeq protein was modified relative to this genomic sequence to represent the inferred CDS: inserted 2 bases in 2 codons), whose product MGSKAWAFRYDSLSANTLTLAPRALGGLFFERHRCQAFNRLGPRPSQSAHVGPRPIRAGSRNEPGPQGGEAVGGRGLTSPGGRRPLLRLALLTPGGASRDPGEEDGEVEGRTAAAKTPQAHNHLRQTTARRDTSRRALPLSAHPAAPNRTGLRPLLPSPLLWASISRTLGSQLPKSGECEVSWRGSAREAQDSLGAHLGKVPSSRFQEFLCQMGAHCVQQPQPPSDALLRSPGGRGCVSQSTAYILRPPRPNCSFLLDLRGQTSYFQNSPKEILLHQXPTLGPLRKDHARLTKIKKANYSSGEGSGHRRRXCPFRVCFAEETLRDMALRYWERSCAQSRQDGEPRDSRKFQPGPGRVEAAALGPGTSHCGKGGSFWAGARVGMGSTDWVIKAETVTKDSFKIGAFSEDSQKELLGSLGFPWRRSARLACGGGRACVPPPGQSSHHVFSPPVQRRIENGPATQSAAWEPVFDSVEKWLDSLPKTLYPRAEQEAEASSPFSWDCLDFKAPGREWDSRTLPGLPLLTPQTSLSSSGQSESLGLEGSASPMSEPGPWGPCSSQSPVPLRPIPELQGHLSEDTFMNSSLSFTPSTTTQRQQTDLKTFQGTHSTLEQAGKSPCSWNQKLESFLPRLLLHPLRDTSSACLL is encoded by the exons ATGGGCAGCAAGGCCTGGGCCTTTCGATATGACAGCCTCTCCGCAAACACCCTGACCTTGGCTCCAAGGGCTCTTGGCGGATTGTTTTTTGAGCGGCACCGGTGTCAGGCCTTTAACCGGCTGGGTCCAAG ACCTTCCCAGAGCGCGCACGTGGGGCCCCGGCCGATTCGCGCCGGGTCACGTAACGAGCCGGGGCCTCAGGGCGGCGAGGCAGTTGGAGGTCGAGGCCTCACCTCTCCCGGCGGCCGCCGCCCCCTACTCCGCCTCGCGCTACTCACCCCGGGCGGGGCCTCCCGGGACCCGGGAGAAGAGGATGGGGAAGTGGAAGGGAGGACGGCGGCAGCGAAGACCCCACAAGCCCACAACCACCTCCGTCAGACCACTGCCAGACGCGACACCTCGCGGCGCGCGCTGCCTTTGTCCGCACAC CCGGCAGCGCCTAACAGGACAGGGCTAAGGCCGCTACTGCCGTCGCCCCTGCTCTGGGCCAGCATATCCCGGACACTGGGGTCCCAGCTCCCCAAATCCGGAGAGTGCGAGGTCTCCTGGAGGGGCTCGGCCAGGGAGGCCCAGGACTCCTTGGGTGCCCACCTAGGAAAGGTCCCCTCTAGCAGATTCCAGGAGTTCCTGTGCCAGATGGGGGCCCACTGCGTCCAGCAGCCACAGCCACCGAGTGACGCCCTGCTTAGATCCCCAGGGGGCAGG GGGTGTGTCAGTCAGAGCACGGCCTACATCCTCCGTCCTCCGCGTCCCAACTGTTCCTTCCTCCTAGACCTGAG GGGCCAGACATCATACTTTCAGAATAGTCCTAAGGAGATTTTGCTCCATC TACCTACCCTGGGGCCGCTGAGGAAAGATCACGCACGATTGACCAAGATCAAGAAGGCCAACTA CTCCTCTGGGGAAGGCTCAGGGCATCGCAGGC ATTGTCCATTCCGAGTGTGTTTTGCTGAGGAGACCCTACGGGATATGGCGCTCCGCTATTGGGAGCGCAGCTGTGCACAGAGCAGACAGGATGGGGAGCCCCGGGACTCCAGAAAGTTCCAGCCTGGACCTGGGAGAGTAGAGGCTGCGGCCCTGGGTCCTGGAA CTTCCCACTGTGGAAAAGGGGGTTCATTTTGGGCTGGAGCAAGAGTGGGTATGGGGAGCACAGACTGGGTAATAAAGGCAGAAACAGTCACAAAAGATAGTTTTAAAATCGGAGCCTTCTCTGAAGACAGCCAGAAGGAGCTGCTGGGCAGCCTTGGGTTTCCATGGAGACGCTCTGCCCGCCTtgcctgtgggggagggagggcgtgTGTGCCCCCTCCTGGGCAGAGCTCTCACCATGTCTTTTCTCCTCCAGTCCAGCGGCGCATCGAGAACGGGCCAGCCACCCAGTCGGCAGCATGGGAGCCGGTGTTTGACAGTGTTGAGAAATGGCTGGACAGTTTGCCCAAAACCCTGTATCCCAGGGCCGAACAGGAGGCCGAGGCCAGCTCCCCGTTCAGCTGGGACTGCCTTGACTTTAAGGCTCCTGGAAGGGAATGGGATTCACGCACACTTCCGGGgctccccctcctcaccccacagACCTCCCTGTCCAGCAGTGGGCAGTCCGAAAGTCTGGGCCTTGAGGGCTCTGCCAGCCCCATGAGTGAACCTGGGCCTTGGGGTCCATGCAGCTCACAGTCTCCTGTCCCCCTCAGGCCCATCCCAGAGCTGCAGGGCCACCTCTCTGAGGACACCTTCATGAACAGCAGCCTGTCCTTCACCCCCAGCACCACCACCCAGAGGCAGCAGACAGACCTCAAAACCTTCCAGGGCACCCACAGCACCCTGGAGCAGGCGGGCAAATCACCCTGCTCCTGGAACCAGAAACTG GAGTCCTTCCTGCCCCGCTTGTTGCTGCACCCCCTAAGGGATACCAGCTCCGCCTGCCTTCTGTAA
- the NTMT1 gene encoding N-terminal Xaa-Pro-Lys N-methyltransferase 1 isoform X1: protein MTSEVIEDEKQFYSKAKTYWKEVPPTVDGMLGGYGHISAIDISSSRKFLQRFLREGPDSTGTSCALDCGAGIGRITKRLLLPLFAVVDMVDVTEDFLVKAKTYLGEEGKRVRNYFCCGLQDFSPEPNSYDVIWIQWVIGHLTDQHLAEFLRRCQRGLRPNGIIVIKDNMAQEGVILDDVDSSVCRDLEVVHRIIRSAGLSLLAQERQENLPDEIYHVYSLALR, encoded by the exons ATGACGAGCGAGGTGATAGAAGATGAGAAGCAATTCTATTCGAAGGCCAAGACATACTGGAAAGAAGTCCCACCGACCGTGGACGGCATGCTCGGGGGGTACGGCCACATCTCCGCCATCGACATCAGCAGCTCCCGGAAGTTTCTGCAGAGGTTTCTGAGG GAAGGCCCAGACAGCACGGGCACCTCCTGCGCCCTGGACTGCGGCGCCGGCATTGGGAGGATCACCAAGCGACTGCTCCTGCCACTCTTTGCAGTGGTGGACATGGTGGACGTGACCGAGGACTTCCTGGTCAAGGCAAAGACCTACCTGGGTGAGGAGGGCAAGAGGGTGCGGAACTACTTCTGCTGTGGCCTCCAGGACTTCAGCCCGGAGCCGAACTCTTACGACGTCATCTGGATCCAGTGGGTGATAG GCCACCTGACCGATCAGCACTTGGCTGAGTTCCTGAGGCGCTGCCAGCGGGGCCTCCGCCCCAACGGCATCATTGTCATCAAAGACAACATGGCCCAGGAGGGCGTCATCCTGGACGACGTGGACAGCAGCGTGTGCCGCGACCTCGAGGTCGTGCACAGGATCATTCGCAGCGCCGGCCTCAGCCTGCTGGCCCAGGAGCGGCAGGAGAACCTTCCCGATGAGATTTACCACGTGTACAGCCTCGCCCTGAGATGA
- the NTMT1 gene encoding N-terminal Xaa-Pro-Lys N-methyltransferase 1 isoform X2 → MVDVTEDFLVKAKTYLGEEGKRVRNYFCCGLQDFSPEPNSYDVIWIQWVIGHLTDQHLAEFLRRCQRGLRPNGIIVIKDNMAQEGVILDDVDSSVCRDLEVVHRIIRSAGLSLLAQERQENLPDEIYHVYSLALR, encoded by the exons ATGGTGGACGTGACCGAGGACTTCCTGGTCAAGGCAAAGACCTACCTGGGTGAGGAGGGCAAGAGGGTGCGGAACTACTTCTGCTGTGGCCTCCAGGACTTCAGCCCGGAGCCGAACTCTTACGACGTCATCTGGATCCAGTGGGTGATAG GCCACCTGACCGATCAGCACTTGGCTGAGTTCCTGAGGCGCTGCCAGCGGGGCCTCCGCCCCAACGGCATCATTGTCATCAAAGACAACATGGCCCAGGAGGGCGTCATCCTGGACGACGTGGACAGCAGCGTGTGCCGCGACCTCGAGGTCGTGCACAGGATCATTCGCAGCGCCGGCCTCAGCCTGCTGGCCCAGGAGCGGCAGGAGAACCTTCCCGATGAGATTTACCACGTGTACAGCCTCGCCCTGAGATGA